ccggccataagTATATACAATTCTTAATTCATTATGCTACCAGAAGTGAAAACATTAATTAACTCCATAGACTgaagaaacttaaaaatttaaCTTCATCTAAGATTAAGTCTTCCAAAAGCTTATATGCAACAGCGCAACTGATTTGATGCACTCCTCCCCCTTTCTTTTGTTTACTCTGGTGCAGGTGCTAAGAACCAGGGAAATAACAAATGCaaacaatgcaatggaaaaggaatCCTCAGTCTCATAAAAGAGTTTAAAATAGCACTTGTCCCAAGGATCTCATGCTTTCCTGCATGCAAACACTGTTCTGGAATGCTACATCAAATTGATCTGATTCAGCACACTAAGGATTTGAGTTGCATAAAGTCTGGGATACAGCACCATATAAAATTACCAAGGAAGTTTCTACAACTTTTAATGCTTTAGATTACTGAGCAAGGAGGGGTACAGATTCTAAAATTCTTATAACTACACTGTAATATGGCAAGAAACAATCTAATCTCCGACTCCCTACAAGCACTCTCATTCTTCCTTTATAATATGTTTTGCTAAGCTTCACTCATTCCAAAACCTTTACAGAAGAAAAACCAACAGAAaatgttttagtttattttaaatgattcctGAGGACTGGTATGgaggctcacatttgtaatcccaaagctttgcaaggctgaggtaggaggatcacttgaggccaggagtttgagaccagcctgggcaacatagtaagaccctgtcgctacaaaaaataaataaataaaaataagaaaatgatttgTGTTCCAACTTACCTTTATGACAACAGTTAAATATATCATCTTCTCagataaatacaaaaagaaatcaaataatgaGGGTATTTTCCTTCAGTTACTCGTGTCAGCATGAACTGAAACAGGGGGCCTCTGCCATACATTCTTCATCATATTTAACTCCTTTTGAGTCAGACAAGGACTTAAAAAGCAAGACTCTTCAAAAGCAAGAAGGAGTCAAGTAATTCAAGAAGCACAATAATTAGTCATTACCAAATGATTCTATATCATGGTTTTGGGAGATTCTAAAAAACACATGCCCCATCACCctggatatataaaaatatgcaatCCTCTCTAACTTCCTCTTTGGTTGGCTTCCCAAGAACCCCACCCTACCTGACCGGCTTGTTTTCTGGGCCCACATCTGTAAAGCCCATTTCCTCCAGTTTGCAGCGCCTGTAAAGCTCATAGTGCCTGGTATGGGTCTGCTCTCGCAGGTCCTCCATATTTGTACAAATGAGCATTTCCCGCAGCTTTACAAAGTCACAGTGGTTTTCATTTTCcactagccaaaaaaaaaataagaaaagagcaaCACTGGATTTTAATTCCTGGCACACAACtaagtgtttgctgaatgaacaaataaatgaaaacatgtgaaacaacaaatagcaaaatgatcAGTTTGATTAATAGCTATGATTATTTTATACAAGTAACCAAGGAAGAAGCTCTTGCAGTATAAACACTGTATCATAGGCAATGTGAATTAACAGACCAGGAGATTTACTTTAAATTTAGTAGCCAATGGATCACCAGGAAATACTAAAAAAGACACAACTTATTGTTAACCAAGTGTTCTAGTTATTTCACACTAATATTTTGTTAGCAGTTTACAAACTATCCTGAAGACATTTCACATAATGTTTAAAAAGAGTATGTAATATTAGTTCACTAAAACTTCAAAGTAATAAATTCTGCAAACTCAAGAATACTATCCATCCCTGCTATAATTATCaaattctttttatagaacaCATTTATGATCCTGTGTTAGACACTATTCAAAATTAGTGAACACACTTACACGATCCTTCTTCTATGTTTACAGTGACCAGAGgactacaaataaatatattttattgtgacCAATACTCTTTAGtataattattacttttatatttttataaaattaaaaatgttacattttctcaatatttttcattaattatgaaatttatcaattaagaaaaaaatcagcgtTTGGAAATCTATACTAGTAAGGGTAATCTATTCACCATTAATTAGTACTATAAGTAAATGAACCATACAATACTATTTACTTACTCATTATAATGTCAAATAATCTAAATGTCAAGTagatttaactttttaagttGGCTGACTGGTTTATTCTGGAAATAGCTGGCAATACTTTGatcagtaaaaatatataaatttataagatGGTTGACTGTTCTTATAGTTAAGTGGTAATTAGTGATGTTTGATGTCTGAacactactttccacattcacATTTTGGTCAGAGTGCCCCACTGGTGTTTCCCACCTACTGACAGGGTACCGTGGGGGCGGCGGGGGTAATGTGTGTGTGGCATAATGAGAAGGGGGAGACTCTACACGGCCTCCAGACTTTGGCTAAAATGGTACACAGCCAACTCCTGACAACCAATCACATCCAAACTAAGCATCACCCCAAAGAAGGCATGAAAGGTAGCTTTGAGATTACTAGATAGATACATATTTCTAGTCATCCTTTGTCTCATTTACCTTGTACAACACCCCAAGGGTACTGGCGAGCTTTGACCATCTTGTTTCCGACTTTTACCTCATCCATACTTCCCACAACAGCAAACGGCAACTGTCCCTGAAAAAGAATATTGAGCACATCTTCTCATACCACTGTGATAACTGACTagataaaagaaattttatgtaAGAGAGAAGAGAATAATTAAATAACAAACCTATTAAAATCGAATGGTCAGCTATGCCTCAGATTTTAAAACCTGCCAGTGAATATTTGTTAACTGTTCTACAAGAGTCATCTTTGGGCCCCATAAAGAAAAGTATTTACATGTAAGGCATTATGCTATTGGGAATAcactcaaacaaaaaaatttttttatttatttttatttttatttttttgagacagagtctcactctgtcgcccaagctgaagtgcagtgacacgatctcagctcactgcagcctccgcctcctgggttccagtgattctcctgcctcagcctcccgagtagctgggattacagttgcccaccacaacacccagctaatttttgcatttttagtagagacagcgttcaccatgttggccaggcttgtctcgaactcctgacctcaggtgatctgcctgtcttgggattacaggtgtgagccctataatcccaaagtgctgggattataggtgtgagccaccgcacctggccgaaaaAGAATTTTCCCCTAAAAGACAAAGATAATGTTGAGGAaattacacatatacacacctacAGTATACAAAATGTATATGTAACTATACAATAGTGTATtcctattgtgtgtgtgtgtgtgtgtacagtgtGTGGGTGTATAGATATAGTACTAATATAAAGTAGTATACAAAGTCCCAAATTAATGTCAATATAGTAAATGTCCTAGAAATTGAGAGGAGTGAGAGATCACTAGGAGCAGGAAGATACAAGCTAACCCAGATCAAAAAGAACAAGATTTAGATGGATAAGCAAAGTGGGAAGAAATGGcttagaaaaggaaaagattcTGAACAAAATGCAATAGCTAGGTTCAGGGGCAGGGAGTAGACTGGTCTGTCTGAAGTTGAGGATGAATACAGGGGAAAAGtctaatgtaaaaattattaattactatgttgaatattttaaaattgacatatTTAGTTTCTTAATGGTGGCTTTCTGAATATTCTAGTTGAGcgcaagaaataaaattagatgtAAAGACAATTTAACATACAGGAATTAAGATCACCTCATTTACATTAGTCAGTTTTTTTTACAGATTTAGTTTAGGTACACTAATATAAAAGTGGtatgaaaaatcagaaaaggaaaatagaagaaatgGAATGAACAATTATTGAAAGTCACTGTTAGGCGCTTAACAAAGGTGACATCATTTGTCCCTCACAACAACCCTTAAGATGGGCAGTATTAACCTAACTTTGTAGATATGTTAAGTCTCAGGGAGGTTAGTAACTCCAATGAACATATGGCCAACCAAGCCTGTCGGATTTCAAAACCCATGATCCTACAAAACATAACCaggtgttttaaaaatgtgttagcttcaagaaagtaaaattaagaaCTTAGTCACCTTCCACTGTATTAAACTAAAAGTTACATGAATGTAACTTGACACTATGAGAGAGAAGGAGCATAAATACTAGTTTTAAGAGACCTCCTTAAAGATTTTAAGATTCTACAGCATGCAAAGGGAGGTGTAAAGTCTTCTCATGTTTATAAAGACAGGGTAGGAGGGTATCATCTTTCTAAGGCAATTCATATGGCTCCACAAAAGGTATATCCCAGTCTCACAAATGTATCACTTTATTTTGGTGAAAgcagagtgaaagaaaaatatgcttaaaaataaattctcctTACACTTTTTCCaacttaaaaaactaaacattttcCCATACTGGACTTTTTGAAAATTCACCTTGTTTGAAGTCTTTTTGGAAGACACAAGTGAAAGTGTATTAGCAGCAATATTACTCAcaaattacagttttattttcacATGGAAAACAGAATTAACATTCAGTCAGGAGCTCACATTCATTGCAGCGTTGACCTTAGCAATAGTGTCATCATCCGTTGGGAACTGGTATATCTGGACGCCATTGCTGACCAATTCACTCATGAGCTTGATCTTAAACTTCTGTAATTCAGTTTTAGAAACCGTATCTGCTTTGGCAATCACTGGTATAATGTTTACctattaagaataaagaaaaacaaaatcttattgaggattttttttttcaatcctgcAGCTGTTTTTTCACTCAAAACCGTTCATTCTGACAATGAATTTCCCTAACCTGGATCAGGGGGCTGGCAAACTATGGTCCATCTCGCTGTTGATCTTGATACATAAAGATTTACAGGAACGCTGCCACGCCCATTTGCTTGTGTACTGTCTACAGTTGCGTTCACACTACAACAGCAGAGATGAGTTGCTGCTGCCATAAACCACAGGGCCTGTGAAGCCCAGTGTATTCTCAGCCTGGCCCTCTGCAGAAAAGGCATGCCAACCCCGACCTAGATGGCCATTCTCCTGTATATATACACCCCTTATATACTCATTCCTACAGATGCTGGccacacaatatttttttttttttttttttgagatggagtctcgctctaacccaggctggagtgcaatggtgcaatctcaactcactgcaaccactgccttctgggttcaagcgattctctttcctcaacctcccaagtagctgggattacaggcacctcaaTCAATGCTTTCAGAAAGCAGAACTCTTATAAGATTAATCTTCCATTTGAATTTAGGTTTAGAAATCTCACATTCCCTTCTCTCTCAAAATCTTGCAATTTCATCATacacttaaaaagtaaaatgtgatAAAAGGTAAACTGAATTGCCTCCTCAATTcactaagaatttttattttttaataatctaaGCACTAAGTAACCAGGGTGATTGATCCCTCAGCAAAACTAAAAGACAGGTGAAACTCCTCTTTCTGCCTCTTGTTTCAGGACTGACTCCATGCCTACCTGTGCCCCATTGTCACAGACTTACTTAGACAGCAGAGGAAGCAAACTGTATGTACTACTATCTTAAAAGTGTTCATGATGCAAAGGAATAACTTTCTCAGTATTATTTAAAGTCCTATCACTGACAGAGGGCAAAAGATTTGGGGTTGTGAAGACCGAATAAGTTGTAAATCTAATTCTATAAGATTAATATCCCCACAAAAGACTGATAGCTCCACAAATTTGTGACTGGTGGTTCTtaagtttttagtttgtttttcatCAAAAACCTCAGGCTAATCAGTCATATGTATCAAGACAGTAAAACCTCAATGTAATTTtcagattaaaagtaaaaaatgaccaggcgcggtggctcacgcctgtaatcccagcactttgggaggctgaggcgagtggatcacctgaggtcaggagttcgagaccagcctgaccaaaatggagaaaccccatctccactaaaaatacaaaataattaggtgggcatggtggcacatgcctgtaatcccagctactcagtaggctgcagcaggcgaatcgcttgaacccaggaggcagaggttgcagtgagccgagatcgcgtcattgcattccacacttcagcctgggcaacaagagcaaaactcttgtaaaactcttctaaaaaaacaaaaacaaaaaaaacaaaaaaaaaaggaaaaattataattcctattctaaatttttttctcttctcaaatTTCAGATTGATGCCAAGTATATATCTGAATTTATCAGTCTTCCATATGCTCCAAAGGAGAGAAATTTTTTCTGTCTATGAAATTAATGGCAGAAAACTTTCCAGCAATCCTAAGTAAACAACTTTCCTGTTAAATTAGTCAAAGTACATAAACATTTTGGTGCCAAGTCCTTAGTTTCAATATTATATACTTAGGTATTCAACAAATTATGCCAAGTTAATAACTTATAATTGCTTGCACCATAAACTGCAGTAGACTGAATACTAAACATCAATGTTTACATGACTATTAGAGGCAGGGAAAGTAACAGAATTGCCCAAAGAGGGTCGCTTGTCACCAATGGCATAAGAGAAGATAACTTTCCATGTCAAGCAGTTGAGTGTTCTGCTTTTTAGGAACAGAAGACAACTATCTGGAGGCGGCCTGGGGAGTGGCAAGATGAGGTCAGCAAGGACACCACCTCTCATCTTTATGTAGTGCCCTTGTGTAAGTTAGAATTTCCCTACACCTGCCAACTGCCGCTACAAAAAAAACCTGTGTATTGCTATTTAAAATGGGCCAAATCAAGTAATTTCAGCATATCCTAGTTTTTCCTTTAAACTTATAACAAAGCTTAGGTGTTAActtcctgtctagtttgtacaaTAGAAAGCTAAAGGCAGGATTTTGATAAGGTAGTCCCAATTTTAGAATTCGTCTCTCATCAACTGAATAAGGCAGAATTGAGTAGTGACAATCTTTAAATGAGTGCATGATACCCATGACCTTTACTGTtaccataaaatatttcattttggtttgaaTGAAATAAGGTATTGGTCAAAAGGTAATACTGTAACGCTCATTAATGTCTTTACAGTTGCCCCCCTCAtcatctgtgggttctgcatccacagattcaaccaactgaaGATCAAAAATATTAgcggaaaaaaacttttaatgacagtacaacaataaaaataatacaaattttaaaatacaatataacaGCTATtgacatagcatttacattgtattaggtttttttttttttccaagacggagtctagctctgttgcccaggctggagtgcagtggtgtgatcctggctcactgcaacctccgcctctcaagttcaagcaattctcctgcctcagcctcccgagtagctgggattacaggtgcctgccaccatgcccagctaatttttttgtatttttagtagagacggggtttcactgtgttggccaggctggtcttgaactcctgacctcgtgatccacctgcctcggcctctgaaagtgctgggattacaagcatgggccaccacatccggcctgtATTAGGTATAATAatgagtaatctagagattatttaaagtatatgcaAGGATACAAGTAGgttatatacagtcatgtgcagCTTAACCATGGTGACATGGTTTGCATttgtgtcttcacccaaatctcatgtaaaattgtaatccccagtgttggaggggtctggtgagaggtgactggatcatggggacagagctgtcccttgctgttcttgtggtagtgagttctcacgagatctgattgtttaaaagtgtgtagcacctccccctgcactcccctcctccttctcaggtcatataagacatgcctgcttccccttcgccttctgtcatggttttaagtttcctgaagcctccccagccaggcttcttgtacagcctaaggaactgtaagtcaattaaacctcttttcttcataaattacccagtctcagatagttctttatagcaatgcgagaacgGACTAATAAACATGGTGATAGAAATGCAATAGAAATATGATCTTAGGTGATTTTGATGTTGcgtgaacatcacagagtataCTCACACAAACCTGGATGTTATAGCCTAtgacacacctaggctgtatggtatggCTCATTGTTTCTAGACTATAAGCCTGTACAGCATGTAACTACACTGGATACTGTAGACAGCTATAATACAATggtaagtgtgtgtatatgtaggcAACTATAATACAATGGTAAGTAtgtgtatatctaaacatatctaaacacagaaacacataatacagtacagtaaaaataaggtATAATCTTATGCGACCATTCTATATTTGGTCCCTTGCTGACTAAAATATAGTTTTGCACTGCAAGACTGTCCTACACTATTTTATATAAGGAATTTCAGCA
This genomic window from Pongo pygmaeus isolate AG05252 chromosome 12, NHGRI_mPonPyg2-v2.0_pri, whole genome shotgun sequence contains:
- the SEPTIN10 gene encoding septin-10 isoform X5, translated to MKNLDSKVNIIPVIAKADTVSKTELQKFKIKLMSELVSNGVQIYQFPTDDDTIAKVNAAMNGQLPFAVVGSMDEVKVGNKMVKARQYPWGVVQVENENHCDFVKLREMLICTNMEDLREQTHTRHYELYRRCKLEEMGFTDVGPENKPVSLQETYEAKRHEFHGERQRKEEEMKQMFVQRVKEKEAILKEAERELQAKFEHLKRLHQEERMKLEEKRKLLEEEIIAFSKKKATSEIFHSQSFLATGSNLRKDKDRKNSNFL